The Dunckerocampus dactyliophorus isolate RoL2022-P2 chromosome 16, RoL_Ddac_1.1, whole genome shotgun sequence genome includes a window with the following:
- the LOC129168760 gene encoding uncharacterized protein LOC129168760 gives MCFLPIVSCSLHFSQSQSVRAVVTMSVTGIHQGTLRMYGGFLFKQWKKRFLLLTAEGSLLVCHHASAPPDQLVLLQSSCEAIVEGKEILDLPKLPAGGGRDCCFALILTQNKYLLLLADSPADCSQWLNVLKKVKQSISSPLSLCKRHQVPPLSIALKDLVPDQIQDKDPPTPPISNGEAPSPGPLIGSPKDKGRNSPHTKYYKGSGHSVGCLRHGTINNAQTVRAVYLLMGGAAASSAMGYLGSCSPSGLDAKAPDLPLSADFSDVGPAGAYHSDSPAITSPHFNSFDFEMADADFNAFDCGGFTF, from the exons ATGTGCTTTCTACCCATCGTGTCCTGCTCGCTACATTTCTCCCAGAGTCAGTCAGTCAGAGCAGTTGTCACCATGAGCGTCACTGGGATCCATCAAGGGACACTCAGGATGTATG GTGGATTTCTTTTCAAACAATGGAAGAAGAGGTTCCTGCTCCTGACAGCTGAAGGCAGCCTTCTCGTGTGTCACCATGCTTCCGCTCCACCTGACCAGCTGGTGTTGTTGCAGAGCAGCTGCGAGGCCATCGTGGAGGGCAAGGAGATCCTTGACCTGCCAAAGCTGCCTGCCGGTGGGGGTCGAGATTGCTGCTTTGCGCTCATCTTGACTCAAAATAAATACCTGCTCCTGCTGGCCGACAGCCCTGCAGACTGCAG CCAATGGCTGAACGTGCTGAAAAAAGTGAAACAG AGCATCTCGTCACCTCTCAGTCTTTGCAAGCGGCATCAGGTGCCGCCGCTCAGCATCGCTCTAAAAGACCTGGTACCCGATCAAATCCAGGATAAAGATCCACCTACTCCACCAATCAGCAATGGAGAGGCGCCTTCTCCTGGGCCTCTGATTGGCTCCCCAAAGGACAAAG GCAGGAACTCTCCACACACCAAGTATTACAAAGGAAGTGGACACTCAGTGGGCTGTCTTCGTCACGGCACCATCAACAACGCTCAGACAGTGAGGGCTGTTTACCTGCTGATGGGAGGGGCTGCTGCTTCCTCTGCTATGGGCTACTTGGGCTCGTGCTCGCCCTCCGGCCTGGATGCCAAAGCTCCTGACCTGCCCCTCAGCGCAGACTTCTCAGATGTGGGACCGGCAGGGGCATACCACAGCGACAGCCCCGCCATCACCTCCCCACACTTTaacagctttgactttgaaatGGCGGACGCTGACTTTAATGCTTTTGATTGTGGTGGGTTTACTTTttaa
- the sms gene encoding spermine synthase isoform X2 gives MALRHYTLDFSLSSAVDSASTVPSLLSIFHEQEMTEIVHDTDGRGYLATFVGKNGRLVILRVHAHGLLTIDLQCYDGDNIAQLDNLLNTLEKKLKVLLNGKITRIKRLPPLIRGAKVDRYWPTTDGRLTEYDIDRVLYDEDSAYQNIKILHSQQFGNILVLNGDVNLADSDLPYTEAIMGGGKEDYAGKEVLILGGGDGGILAQAVKQKPKMITMVEIDQKVIDGCKMYMRKTCGNVLDNLKGDCYQILVEDCVPVLKKYVQEGRTFDYIINDLTAVPISTEPEEDSTWEFLRLILDLSIKVLHPKGKYFTQGNSANLTEALSQYEEQLGRLSCPVDFSKKVVCVPSYLELWVFYTVWKK, from the exons ATGGCACTGCGACATTATACCCTCGACTTCAGCCTCTCGTCGGCAG TTGACTCCGCATCAACAGTCCCCAGCCTGCTGTCCATATTTCACGAGCAGGAAATGACAGAGATCGTGCATGACACAGACGGGCGTGGATACCTTGCCACCTTTGTAGGAAAGAACGGCAg GCTTGTTATTCTGCGTGTGCACGCCCACGGGTTGCTCACTATCGATCTGCAGTGTTATGATGGAGATAACATTGCTCAGCTAGACAAT CTTTTAAATACACTGGAGAAGAAACTGAAAGTTCTCTTAAATGGCAAGATTACCCGCATTAAAAG GCTGCCGCCTCTCATCCGAGGAGCCAAAGTAGACCGGTACTGGCCCACCACTGACGGAAGACTGACCGAGTACGACATAGACCGTGTGTTATACGACGAAGACTCTGCTtaccaaaatatcaaaatattgcACTCGCAGCAGTTTGGGAACATACTGGTCCTTAATGGAGATGTCA ACCTGGCAGACAGTGACTTGCCCTACACTGAAGCTATCATGGGCGGTGGCAAGGAGGACTACGCTGGCAAGGAGGTGCTGATTTTAGGGGGAGGCGATGGAGGCATCCTGGCTCAGGCTGTCAAACAAAAGCCAAAGATGATCACCATGGTGGAG ATCGACCAGAAGGTGATTGACgggtgcaaaatgtacatgagGAAGACTTGCGGCAATGTGTTGGATAACCTGAAGGGAGACTGTTACCAA ATTCTAGTGGAGGACTGTGTGCCTGTGCTCAAGAAGTACGTCCAGGAGGGAAGAACCTTTGACTACATCATTAACGACCTCACCGCAGTCCCAATATCAACAGAACCAGAAGAGG ACTCCACGTGGGAGTTCCTGCGTCTCATTTTGGATCTGTCAATAAAGGTCCTGCATCCAAAGGGGAAATATTTCACACAG GGCAACAGTGCAAATCTGACGGAGGCGCTGAGTCAGTACGAGGAGCAGCTGGGAAGACTCTCGTGTCCTGTGGACTTTTCCAAAAAAGTGGTTTGTGTTCCCTCCTACTTGGAGCT GTGGGTTTTCTACACGGTATGGAAGAAGTAA
- the sms gene encoding spermine synthase isoform X1 has protein sequence MALRHYTLDFSLSSAVDSASTVPSLLSIFHEQEMTEIVHDTDGRGYLATFVGKNGRLVILRVHAHGLLTIDLQCYDGDNIAQLDNLLNTLEKKLKVLLNGKITRIKRLPPLIRGAKVDRYWPTTDGRLTEYDIDRVLYDEDSAYQNIKILHSQQFGNILVLNGDVNLADSDLPYTEAIMGGGKEDYAGKEVLILGGGDGGILAQAVKQKPKMITMVEIDQKVIDGCKMYMRKTCGNVLDNLKGDCYQILVEDCVPVLKKYVQEGRTFDYIINDLTAVPISTEPEEGVHKLHVGVPASHFGSVNKGPASKGEIFHTGQQCKSDGGAESVRGAAGKTLVSCGLFQKSGLCSLLLGAVGFLHGMEEVNSLTEGFFFSPFLLMLDCEQAFFLL, from the exons ATGGCACTGCGACATTATACCCTCGACTTCAGCCTCTCGTCGGCAG TTGACTCCGCATCAACAGTCCCCAGCCTGCTGTCCATATTTCACGAGCAGGAAATGACAGAGATCGTGCATGACACAGACGGGCGTGGATACCTTGCCACCTTTGTAGGAAAGAACGGCAg GCTTGTTATTCTGCGTGTGCACGCCCACGGGTTGCTCACTATCGATCTGCAGTGTTATGATGGAGATAACATTGCTCAGCTAGACAAT CTTTTAAATACACTGGAGAAGAAACTGAAAGTTCTCTTAAATGGCAAGATTACCCGCATTAAAAG GCTGCCGCCTCTCATCCGAGGAGCCAAAGTAGACCGGTACTGGCCCACCACTGACGGAAGACTGACCGAGTACGACATAGACCGTGTGTTATACGACGAAGACTCTGCTtaccaaaatatcaaaatattgcACTCGCAGCAGTTTGGGAACATACTGGTCCTTAATGGAGATGTCA ACCTGGCAGACAGTGACTTGCCCTACACTGAAGCTATCATGGGCGGTGGCAAGGAGGACTACGCTGGCAAGGAGGTGCTGATTTTAGGGGGAGGCGATGGAGGCATCCTGGCTCAGGCTGTCAAACAAAAGCCAAAGATGATCACCATGGTGGAG ATCGACCAGAAGGTGATTGACgggtgcaaaatgtacatgagGAAGACTTGCGGCAATGTGTTGGATAACCTGAAGGGAGACTGTTACCAA ATTCTAGTGGAGGACTGTGTGCCTGTGCTCAAGAAGTACGTCCAGGAGGGAAGAACCTTTGACTACATCATTAACGACCTCACCGCAGTCCCAATATCAACAGAACCAGAAGAGGGTGTGCACAA ACTCCACGTGGGAGTTCCTGCGTCTCATTTTGGATCTGTCAATAAAGGTCCTGCATCCAAAGGGGAAATATTTCACACAG GGCAACAGTGCAAATCTGACGGAGGCGCTGAGTCAGTACGAGGAGCAGCTGGGAAGACTCTCGTGTCCTGTGGACTTTTCCAAAAAAGTGGTTTGTGTTCCCTCCTACTTGGAGCT GTGGGTTTTCTACACGGTATGGAAGAAGTAAATTCTCTcactgaaggtttttttttctctccttttctcCTGATGCTGGATTGTGAACAGGCTTTTTTTCTGCTGTAG
- the LOC129169002 gene encoding adhesion G-protein coupled receptor G2-like isoform X1, with translation MWIKSSSRGSSCTNVFTFLVRVKKRSSHWAKTLPLLVLLTGLASCNHTATTPPSVKSALYYFIDITVDVTGPTKNESEITSWLRQVFQTKRESCVSPNEGHNSTAAPTTLPATPANETTTLSQNHSTTSPTTNVTQGNFTTTLRSRNTTTAETTVQSNNTTVTQNMTASITTIQNNTTATTIQSNTTIPPTAVQNTTAVTATIQNNITTAAITSLQNNTTAATTTIQNNTTAAITSLQNNTTAATTTIQNNTTAAITSLQNNSTAAATSLQNTAATSRAATEDADAGTSVDTSPITANNGDEKAEILNTSPSNKARFIRDVAQSSKSSDLFQGVEVSCAKKTQIRRTNCLVMLALKESVLPCCVLQMLCKANKNSSDIHVEGKRANRLTPLRDTCSGDHLEEHICIYNSTNSTCQDSEFRAPPCGSDMNKHCSCLSYCNGADAYYTFEISLKDPKMNLSYPLSLISQLNQSCSPTANVSCPLSTVASEYKDAIVDCGQAAADPHICRVILHLAHEVPICNVSAAITAVFQSQENITFDGRTTRAAICGHSNASENLLDSRLTWMNTDLQHADFCTAEEEGGSSPFLVTQTCQAGNNVVVELKEQCVPAVSSTASSNVTTTQPNTTSTNTPSPPVDTTTASNSTSTNDTESQASALLELSSDVSRLNASQVNQLVSQLEDLLSGPNVSLALANISIHIVSNLLGASPETVAQSSNRIIRIVETVGFKVVFEGENQTLLAPALALSAKAVDGSNFQEVFFSILDPSDVQVRGDSRLRRNVKNSSASIPQGSVTLPPSLTQNLTSEEQQLASRVHFSFYQKSTVFQDRSLGTRRLISGILGASVANMTVTGLRDDVVIRLKNTEPIPANFVASCVFWDFALNDRSGGWNTNGCRVQNSTDNVTVCGCNHLTSFAILLDLARQPLTSRVQATILTFITYIGCGVSAIFLSLTLLTYLAYGKLRKDIPSKILIQLCLALLLLNLVFLVDAWLALYPDAMGLCISTAWFLHYFLLVAFTWMGLEAMHMYLAIVKVFNSYMSRYMLKFSAVGWGVPMIVVIIVIAVDKDNYGLVSYGRFSDGTTDDFCWLRNDIAFYVAVVAYFCIVFLFNFIMFLVVLVQLCRMKRQNPHNSQHRTAGQDVRSVVGITFLLGLTWGFAFFAWGPVNLPFMYLFAICNSLQGFFIFVFHCAVKDVVRRQWQTYLCCGKMRLAENSEWSRTATQKMAKRASVTRVTSLPSSAQSNSSSSTSSFLGHNVELTQGIGSPLDDRIMTADEEPSTDVILNSNRNQQTP, from the exons ATGTGGATAAAATCATCTTCAAGAGGATCTTCGTGCACAAACGTATTCACCTTCCTTGTCAG AGTGAAAAAGCGAAGCTCACACTGGGCAAAGACCCTTCCTCTGCTTGTTCTACTCACAG GTCTTGCTTCCTGTAATCACACTGCCACGACACCACCCTCTGTGAAAAGCGCACTATACTACTTCATTGACATCACTGTTGATGTGACCGGGCCCACGAAGAATGAATCGGAAATCACTTCCTGG CTCCGACAGGTGTTCCAAACCAAGCGGGAGAGTTGCGTTTCTCCAAACGAAGGACACAACTCAACTGCTGCACCCACTACGTTGCCAGCTACGCCTGCAAATGAGACAACAACTTTGTCACAAAACCACAGCACAACTTCACCAACAACAAATGTGACCCAAGGCAACTTTACAACCACACTGCGGAGCAGGAACACTACTACTGCAGAAACAACAGTGCAGAGCAACAACACCACTGTGACACAAAACATGACTGCATCTATAACCACAATACAAAACAACACTACTGCAACTACAATACAAAGCAATACAACAATACCCCCAACCGCAGTACAGAACACTACTGCTGTTACCGCCACCATACAAAACAACATCACTACTGCAGCTATAACCTCATTACAAAATAACACTACTGCTGCTACAACCACCATACAGAACAACACTACTGCGGCTATAACCTCATTACAAAACAACACTACTGCTGCTACAACCACCATACAGAACAACACTACTGCGGCTATAACCTCATTACAAAACAACAGTACTGCTGCTGCAACCTCAttacaaaacacagcagcaacaagcAGAGCTGCAACAGAAGACGCTGACGCTGGCACGAGCGTTGACACCAGCCCCATCACAGCCAACAATGGAGATGAAAAGGCAGAAATATTAAATACCAGCCCGTCAAACAAGGCACGTTTTATTCGAGACGTTGCACAGAGCAG caaGTCAAGTGACTTATTCCAG GGAGTTGAAGTCTCCTGTGCCAAGAAGACTCAAATAAG AAGGACCAACTGCTTGGTGATGCTGGCATTGAAGGAGAGTGTGCTGCCATGTTGCGTCctccaaatgctctgcaaagcTAATAAAAATTCATCTGATATTCACGTGGAGGGAAAGAGAGCAAATCGTTTGA CTCCTTTGAGGGACACCTGCAGCGGTGATCATCTGGAGGAACACATCTGTATTTATAATTCAACCAATTCAACATG TCAAGATTCAGAGTTTAGGGCGCCACCGTGTGGTTCAG ATATGAATAAACACTGCAGCTGCTTGTCTTACTGCAATGGGGCTG aTGCATATTACACTTTTGAAATATCACTGAAAGACCCTAAGATGAACCTCTCCTACCCTCTGTCACTG ATTTCCCAGTTAAACCAGAGCTGCTCTCCAACAGCAAA TGTGTCCTGCCCTTTGTCCACCGTTGCTTCTGAATACAAG GATGCCATTGTGGACTGTGGACAGGCTGCAGCAGA CCCTCACATTTGCAGAGTGATTTTACACTTGGCTCATGAAGTTCCCATCTGTAACGTGTCCGCAGCCATAACGGCTGTGTTTCAGTCTCAGGAGAATATTACATTTGATGGCCGAACAACCAGGGCAG CGATTTGTGGACATTCAAATGCCAGTGAGAACCTACTGGACTCCCGGTTGACATGgatgaacactgacctccagcATGCAGACTTTTGCACggcagaggaggaggggggctCTTCCCCTTTCCTCGTCACTCAAACGTG TCAAGCAGGGAATAACGTGGTGGTGGAGCTGAAGGAGCAATGCGTTCCGGCAGTGTCAAGCACAGCCAGTTCAAATGTGACAACCACACAACCGAACACAACCTCCACCAACACACCTTCACCCCCAGTGGACACAACAACGGCATCGAACAGCACATCCACTAACGACACTGAGAGCCAAGCTAGTGCTCTCCTTGAGCTGAGCTCTGATGTGTCCAGACTCAACGCCAGTCAGGTGAACCAGCTGGTGTCTCAGCTGGAGGATCTGTTGTCGGGTCCCAACGTGAGCCTGGCTCTGGCCAACATATCCATCCACATCGTTAGTAACCTGCTGGGCGCCTCCCCTGAGACAGTGGCCCAATCGTCCAACAG aATTATTAGGATTGTTGAAACGGTGGGCTTCAAGGTGGTCTTTGAAGGTGAAAACCAGACTCTCCTGGCACCTGCTTTGGCTCTGTCTGCCAAAGCAGTAGATGGGAGCAACTTTCAGGAAGTCTTCTTCTCCATCTTAGACCCCAGCGATGTACAG gTTCGTGGGGATTCCAGGCTCAGGAGGAACGTGAAGAACTCCTCCGCATCCATCCCTCAGGGCTCCGTCACACTGCCCCCCTCTTTAACCCAAAATCTCACCTCGGAGGAGCAGCAGCTGGCCTCCAGAGTCCACTTCAGCTTCTACCAGAAAAGCACTGTATTTCAG GACAGATCTTTAGGAACACGGAGACTCATCAGCGGCATCCTGGGCGCGAGTGTTgcaaacatgacagtaacaggCCTCCGCGATGATGTTGTGATTCGCCTGAAGAACACTGAGCCAATTCCC gcgaattttgtggcttcatgtGTCTTCTGGGACTTTGCATTAAATG ACAGAAGCGGTGGTTGGAACACAAACGGCTGTCGTGTCCAAAACAGCACAGACAATGTGACCGTCTGTGGCTGCAACCATCTCACCAGCTTTGCTATCCTGCTG GACCTCGCCAGGCAGCCTCTAACCAGTCGAGTCCAGGCCACCATCCTGACCTTCATCACATACATTGGCTGTGGGGTCTCTGCCATTTTCCTGTCTTTGACCCTCCTCACATACTTGGCCTAtgg CAAACTGCGCAAGGACATCCCATCTAAAATCCTGATCCAGCTGTGCCTGGCTCTCCTGCTACTCAACCTGGTCTTCCTGGTGGACGCTTGGCTGGCTCTGTACCCAGATGCCATGGGCCTCTGCATCTCCACCGCCTGGTTCCTTCACTACTTCCTGCTGGTGGCCTTCACCTGGATGGGCCTGGAGGCGATGCACATGTACCTGGCCATCGTTAAGGTCTTCAACTCCTACATGTCTCGCTACATGCTCAAGTTTTCTGCTGTGGGCTGGGGTGTGCCCATGATTGTGGTCATAATTGTCATAGCTGTGGACAAGGACAACTATGGCCTGGTGTCCTATGGGAGGTTTTCTGACGGCACAACTGATGACTT CTGCTGGCTGAGAAACGACATCGCCTTCTATGTGGCGGTGGTGGCCTACTTCTGCATTGTCTTCCTTTTCAACTTCATCATGTTTCTCGTTGTGCTGGTCCAGCTGTGCCGGATGAAACGGCAGAACCCGCACAACTCACAGCACCGCACCGCAGGCCAGGACGTACGCAGTGTGGTGGGCATCACATTCCTGCTTGGCCTCACGTGGGGCTTTGCATTCTTTGCCTGGGGGCCCGTCAACCTGCCCTTCATGTACCTCTTTGCCATATGCAACTCCTTGCAAG gattttttatatttgtgttccACTGTGCGGTGAAAGACGTGGTGAGGAGACAGTGGCAGACTTATCTCTGTTGTGGCAAAATGAGACTGGCAGAGAACTCCG AATGGAGTCGCACAGCAACACAGAAGATGGCAAAGAGGGCGTCCGTGACCAGAGTGACGTCTCTTCCCTCCTCGGCGCAGTCCAACAGCTCTTCCAGCACATCATCTTTCCTTGGTCACAACGTGGAGCTGACTCAAGGCATAG GAAGTCCACTGGACGACAGAATCATGACAGCTGATGAAGAGCCCAGCACTGATGTCATCCTCAACAGCAACAGAAACCAGCAGACACCCTGA
- the LOC129169002 gene encoding adhesion G-protein coupled receptor G2-like isoform X2, with the protein MLALKESVLPCCVLQMLCKANKNSSDIHVEGKRANRLTPLRDTCSGDHLEEHICIYNSTNSTCQDSEFRAPPCGSDMNKHCSCLSYCNGADAYYTFEISLKDPKMNLSYPLSLISQLNQSCSPTANVSCPLSTVASEYKDAIVDCGQAAADPHICRVILHLAHEVPICNVSAAITAVFQSQENITFDGRTTRAAICGHSNASENLLDSRLTWMNTDLQHADFCTAEEEGGSSPFLVTQTCQAGNNVVVELKEQCVPAVSSTASSNVTTTQPNTTSTNTPSPPVDTTTASNSTSTNDTESQASALLELSSDVSRLNASQVNQLVSQLEDLLSGPNVSLALANISIHIVSNLLGASPETVAQSSNRIIRIVETVGFKVVFEGENQTLLAPALALSAKAVDGSNFQEVFFSILDPSDVQVRGDSRLRRNVKNSSASIPQGSVTLPPSLTQNLTSEEQQLASRVHFSFYQKSTVFQDRSLGTRRLISGILGASVANMTVTGLRDDVVIRLKNTEPIPANFVASCVFWDFALNDRSGGWNTNGCRVQNSTDNVTVCGCNHLTSFAILLDLARQPLTSRVQATILTFITYIGCGVSAIFLSLTLLTYLAYGKLRKDIPSKILIQLCLALLLLNLVFLVDAWLALYPDAMGLCISTAWFLHYFLLVAFTWMGLEAMHMYLAIVKVFNSYMSRYMLKFSAVGWGVPMIVVIIVIAVDKDNYGLVSYGRFSDGTTDDFCWLRNDIAFYVAVVAYFCIVFLFNFIMFLVVLVQLCRMKRQNPHNSQHRTAGQDVRSVVGITFLLGLTWGFAFFAWGPVNLPFMYLFAICNSLQGFFIFVFHCAVKDVVRRQWQTYLCCGKMRLAENSEWSRTATQKMAKRASVTRVTSLPSSAQSNSSSSTSSFLGHNVELTQGIGSPLDDRIMTADEEPSTDVILNSNRNQQTP; encoded by the exons ATGCTGGCATTGAAGGAGAGTGTGCTGCCATGTTGCGTCctccaaatgctctgcaaagcTAATAAAAATTCATCTGATATTCACGTGGAGGGAAAGAGAGCAAATCGTTTGA CTCCTTTGAGGGACACCTGCAGCGGTGATCATCTGGAGGAACACATCTGTATTTATAATTCAACCAATTCAACATG TCAAGATTCAGAGTTTAGGGCGCCACCGTGTGGTTCAG ATATGAATAAACACTGCAGCTGCTTGTCTTACTGCAATGGGGCTG aTGCATATTACACTTTTGAAATATCACTGAAAGACCCTAAGATGAACCTCTCCTACCCTCTGTCACTG ATTTCCCAGTTAAACCAGAGCTGCTCTCCAACAGCAAA TGTGTCCTGCCCTTTGTCCACCGTTGCTTCTGAATACAAG GATGCCATTGTGGACTGTGGACAGGCTGCAGCAGA CCCTCACATTTGCAGAGTGATTTTACACTTGGCTCATGAAGTTCCCATCTGTAACGTGTCCGCAGCCATAACGGCTGTGTTTCAGTCTCAGGAGAATATTACATTTGATGGCCGAACAACCAGGGCAG CGATTTGTGGACATTCAAATGCCAGTGAGAACCTACTGGACTCCCGGTTGACATGgatgaacactgacctccagcATGCAGACTTTTGCACggcagaggaggaggggggctCTTCCCCTTTCCTCGTCACTCAAACGTG TCAAGCAGGGAATAACGTGGTGGTGGAGCTGAAGGAGCAATGCGTTCCGGCAGTGTCAAGCACAGCCAGTTCAAATGTGACAACCACACAACCGAACACAACCTCCACCAACACACCTTCACCCCCAGTGGACACAACAACGGCATCGAACAGCACATCCACTAACGACACTGAGAGCCAAGCTAGTGCTCTCCTTGAGCTGAGCTCTGATGTGTCCAGACTCAACGCCAGTCAGGTGAACCAGCTGGTGTCTCAGCTGGAGGATCTGTTGTCGGGTCCCAACGTGAGCCTGGCTCTGGCCAACATATCCATCCACATCGTTAGTAACCTGCTGGGCGCCTCCCCTGAGACAGTGGCCCAATCGTCCAACAG aATTATTAGGATTGTTGAAACGGTGGGCTTCAAGGTGGTCTTTGAAGGTGAAAACCAGACTCTCCTGGCACCTGCTTTGGCTCTGTCTGCCAAAGCAGTAGATGGGAGCAACTTTCAGGAAGTCTTCTTCTCCATCTTAGACCCCAGCGATGTACAG gTTCGTGGGGATTCCAGGCTCAGGAGGAACGTGAAGAACTCCTCCGCATCCATCCCTCAGGGCTCCGTCACACTGCCCCCCTCTTTAACCCAAAATCTCACCTCGGAGGAGCAGCAGCTGGCCTCCAGAGTCCACTTCAGCTTCTACCAGAAAAGCACTGTATTTCAG GACAGATCTTTAGGAACACGGAGACTCATCAGCGGCATCCTGGGCGCGAGTGTTgcaaacatgacagtaacaggCCTCCGCGATGATGTTGTGATTCGCCTGAAGAACACTGAGCCAATTCCC gcgaattttgtggcttcatgtGTCTTCTGGGACTTTGCATTAAATG ACAGAAGCGGTGGTTGGAACACAAACGGCTGTCGTGTCCAAAACAGCACAGACAATGTGACCGTCTGTGGCTGCAACCATCTCACCAGCTTTGCTATCCTGCTG GACCTCGCCAGGCAGCCTCTAACCAGTCGAGTCCAGGCCACCATCCTGACCTTCATCACATACATTGGCTGTGGGGTCTCTGCCATTTTCCTGTCTTTGACCCTCCTCACATACTTGGCCTAtgg CAAACTGCGCAAGGACATCCCATCTAAAATCCTGATCCAGCTGTGCCTGGCTCTCCTGCTACTCAACCTGGTCTTCCTGGTGGACGCTTGGCTGGCTCTGTACCCAGATGCCATGGGCCTCTGCATCTCCACCGCCTGGTTCCTTCACTACTTCCTGCTGGTGGCCTTCACCTGGATGGGCCTGGAGGCGATGCACATGTACCTGGCCATCGTTAAGGTCTTCAACTCCTACATGTCTCGCTACATGCTCAAGTTTTCTGCTGTGGGCTGGGGTGTGCCCATGATTGTGGTCATAATTGTCATAGCTGTGGACAAGGACAACTATGGCCTGGTGTCCTATGGGAGGTTTTCTGACGGCACAACTGATGACTT CTGCTGGCTGAGAAACGACATCGCCTTCTATGTGGCGGTGGTGGCCTACTTCTGCATTGTCTTCCTTTTCAACTTCATCATGTTTCTCGTTGTGCTGGTCCAGCTGTGCCGGATGAAACGGCAGAACCCGCACAACTCACAGCACCGCACCGCAGGCCAGGACGTACGCAGTGTGGTGGGCATCACATTCCTGCTTGGCCTCACGTGGGGCTTTGCATTCTTTGCCTGGGGGCCCGTCAACCTGCCCTTCATGTACCTCTTTGCCATATGCAACTCCTTGCAAG gattttttatatttgtgttccACTGTGCGGTGAAAGACGTGGTGAGGAGACAGTGGCAGACTTATCTCTGTTGTGGCAAAATGAGACTGGCAGAGAACTCCG AATGGAGTCGCACAGCAACACAGAAGATGGCAAAGAGGGCGTCCGTGACCAGAGTGACGTCTCTTCCCTCCTCGGCGCAGTCCAACAGCTCTTCCAGCACATCATCTTTCCTTGGTCACAACGTGGAGCTGACTCAAGGCATAG GAAGTCCACTGGACGACAGAATCATGACAGCTGATGAAGAGCCCAGCACTGATGTCATCCTCAACAGCAACAGAAACCAGCAGACACCCTGA